The segment TGTTGTGTAGATCTGTGCATTTCATCTGTATTGACTTTAGGTGTATGTGCGTTTTTTATTCTCTCCAGAATCACTTGGCTGCATCTATTCTCTCCGCCTCACGTTATGTTATTCTTAATGAATCATCACTGTGctaaaaaaaggttttagatATTGTTAGGCATGTTGGGTGGTTCTACTAAGTCACCAGCTGCTATTTTAgctttgttgcttttatttatgcttgttttttgttgaacATGCTACTCAATGGGGAGTAACACCCACTTATTCTTCATATTAGATCTCATTATCAACTGCATCATCTCTTTAAtgatcagttttattatttttaactgtgtgccagtgaaaatgcatttaaactTAGGAGTAATAGTAcgtcaaaatgcattttacagtaTTGTTAAATAGACGCACAGCTCCCTGGAGGGTCCATTGCCTGCTCAGCTATGCATCTGTAATTGTGCAAACGCTGAGGCTGATACACTCAAGCTGTGTTCCTCAGCCTGCAGCTAAGTGCATTTTTAGTCCTGCAAAAATACCCACAGACACAGTCTGATGGTCTTCGAATGATGCAAAGACCTTCAAAAATGTCCTTTGACACATGAAGAGAAGGTGTTagctgcatttatttctttatttaagttCTGAGCCTATTTtacagatagaaaaaaaaacacatttgtcaaaGATCTGTGGTCCGTGCCCTTGACTTTGAAGCCCTCAAAAGGTTTTCTCGGCCTGAGCATGTAAATCCCAAGACAACCAGAGTTGAGGAGGATCAAGTTGAATTCTAAGCTGTTTGGATGCTTGTAGGTAAGAATGCATTTCCATaggacaaaataaacacaattctGTGAGACTTGACTTTCAACtatgtttttgtatatattttatgtttttaaggAAGCTGGTGTCAAAAAAGGGAAATTAAACCTAAAGTAAAAGATTTATTTAGTACTTTAACTTGTCTTAATGAAACTCACCCAGAGGATAGCGGTGCAATTTTCAGAAAAAAGCCAAAAGAAACCCCAGCAGTGGCACAGTAATGTCAGCTtatttaaacactgacacacatgaCATGCTGCCGGGAGCTCGCAAACCCCCAAGTGAACATTTTTCTGCTATTCTGCAAAGACAATCCTTTGACCcaagagcagcagaggaggaaaagattAAGCGTACTTACAGCAGCCCAGAAGgattaaacatttcattctgCAAAGGTACTGTACACTTAGCTGTGATAtagttgtttttaacttttgcaGATATAAATGTGCTCTTTGTTGTGTGCTCACGAGCTCCAAGAGCTGTAGCAGCTTCTGATAAATGACTTCCCCAGCCACTGGTTATAATGGGTTGCTGAGGGCACTGACTGGTTCAAATCCAAGTTAGTTTGCCTCTTTGCCTCTGCAGCTGAGTCTTATGTGTGCTAAATCATTATGAAATGGGGCTTCAAAAACCATATACATTGATTCTTTATATAAGAAAATAACCATTTCTCTAAAGTAAACAAAACCAGTTTCAAAATGTCAAGACAAATAGCtagaaaatgtgcattttgcaGGGATATTGACTATATGTCAGTTTATGGGGAGATATTAAAAATGACCCTGCGCCCCTTCAACAGTATAAACACAGTTTACAAAATTAACTCATTGGGTTTATTGAGTTCTTgtataattaacatttaaagtcaaatattGTTGCATTCAGAGGGAACATTTTTCGTTTGTAAGCTGTAGTTTTAtagcagatgatgatgaaagatGTTTACGTGAACACATTTTGTtgaagtgtgttttctttaaattacaataaaaagtgTCTGCAGAGGTTTAATCCTTTTAAGTAGAAAGTTTAAGTAGAATCTCTAATATTTATTCAGCATGATATGGCTGCATAACTCTATGAAAAATCCCCCCGAACACAATTTAAACCCACGATCCTTGGTTTACATAGTCTTGTTTTATCCAATGCATCTGTATATTAACACAGTTCATCATATAATAATGCCCACGGTCTAGGAATTCCTCAATCACTTGTGGTGTTCAGGTTTCCACAAACATCTGGTCACAGCATATCTCACTCAACCTTTCTAACTCTTATCATAgaaacatacacatttaaaaactacatcTCTCACAGTGCATCCTGAATGAAAAGTacaaaattcattcattcatgtttttatctcACTCTACtacatcttttctctctctctttctcacacacacacacacacacacacacacacaaacacacacacacacacacacacacacacacaaacacacacacacacacatttcagatgTTTCATATCTTGGAGAATTCATCCAGAACTGAGTGGCCCCCTCTCAGCATGTTCATCCACCTCCCACCGTGGAACACAATGAAAGTGAattattgtctttttctctaAACCCAAACACTGCATATTCCTTCAACACTGCATCCCAAATAGGAAGACGCCTGTACAGGAATCTTTCAACTTTTTGCCGCATTGTGTGCTGACTGCTTTTCATtgcctgtgtgtcttttttatgCTGCTTCTGCATCTTAATTGCCTTATgacaacatattaaaaacacaactaaataGAAAAATGCAGAGATAGGTAAAGAAATGTGATGACAGACAACACATTGGTCATACTTGCAAGTCTGAAGCCTGCCTCATTACCAAACCCACCGCGTGTGTTATTTCTCAGCAACAGATGGTCGCcataaaacatctgtgtgtttgtggttttgtgtgatAAGAGTGtcaaatatttgatatttaaaaggCACAagttgggttagggttaggcaaaGAAATACATCAAAGTCAACAGGGTTATTCTTTGCTATTCTTTGCACatttttcatacatttcatttttcattctcaactgtgaaaaatgtgtcatcaaaatatataaaaatgtgctCGTGTATGAATGTGACATAGGCCTAAATATGGAAGTGGTGGGCCTATCTTATCcaatttaaaaacttaaattgaaTCAGGTTCATAATAGTTAAACATGGAAGGTTAGGTTAATTACTAACTTCAAATAAACGTCAAATAAACTAACTTAAATGATTGTGCACACTTCTCGGGAGTTAATCACAGACGGATGAAATAATTGACACAAATCATCCGTGTACCTTGCAGCATTCTTAGCTTGTTAGCTAATTTTAAAAAGCGAATAAAATCATGAGtctattttaatgttttcagagCTGAAACAATTTTGTGTAGTAAGTTTACTTTCAAATTGAACATTTTAGCTACTTTAAATATCATTGGCTTTTTAATGctacatgttaatgttatttttttaactacCATTAGTGTTccaaacaaaagagaaaaaaatctttgtGAGGGTTTTTCTAATTTACTGGTTAAACAAAACGGAGAAGCTACATAAAGTGTgtgacataaacaaaaacaatctaaGTGAGAAGAAGGGTGTAAAATTCAGACATAGCCGTactagtttttgtttgtttatctaATTATGAATGTGAACCTAAATGTTGGCTGTTATAAAAGCTTATATAAAAAAGtctaaaaagcttttttaaagtCTGTTGGAGTAACAGTCAACATTTAGGTTCACATTCATTTTTGAAAAGTGTGCCAAATTTTCTATTAACAAGTCCTGTTCACCACAGTAGTCACATGTACTGAAAATGATATCAATAAACTGCTttgttagaaataaataaagatatgaCTTTTTTCATGCCATGTTAAGTGGATTTATGGATGTTTATTCACATTgatagaaagaaatgaaagaagtaAACCAGTCTGAATccaaaaatatttgtatttgtacatgcGAAGAAGTAATTAGACTTACAACTTACAACCTTTTTTTAAGTGTAAAAGCTTGTTTTGTGATACAACAATATGTGAATTGTAAACCACAGTTTATgccttttatgtatttattgtattgtactcATCCATTTATCTGGAGCATAAATTCTTGAtgatctttaaaaaaacaaacaaacaaacaaaaaaaagcacagtcCTCCTCAAAGAATACCAATTATTTATCTGCTTTAACTTTGTGGCTTAAGTGTATTGGTGATACATGGAAAACAATCTCTGACCATCATTCTGTGTGACTACGTGCCTCTTTTATATTGCATGGGataaaaactaataatgatAGATACGCTGCAGCCCAACTAATTTACACAGACAAATGTAATAGAAAATTGCCTTATTCCCCCtgctgagagaggaggaggaaattaAATTCTTCTTTGGGGACCAGTTTTGGCTGTGCTGTCAGCATGTCATCGCCTCAGTTAGAGTAATAACACCAGCAGTAAAACAGTTCAGCAATTTACTTTGAAACAAAAAAGTAGCAACGAGTCGCTTTACTGCGCAGAAACTGAAATTGGACATATGGTGATTGATGcatcaaactaaaataaaaataacatcactgagatgaatatttagttttactgcTGTAACTGTGCTGCAGGGTGTtgcaaacaacataaaatattcTTACTTTATGATAATATTATTCCCTAATTCTTGCATTCTGTCTCTTCTGCAGATGTTCGAACCTTGTACAGTGATCCATGAAGGTGCTTCATCACACAACAGCTCTGACTGACTGGTGAGGTGTGTCTATGTGTGGGTGTATGCATGAGCGGCTTGGCGcatatttgtgtctgtattttttatatattaaagtCAATACTGGAACTGAAACCTCACATTCAAGTAATTAGGCCCATGCTATAACTATCTGAAATTACTTTTGCAGGGTTTGAACTAGTTTAATTATTCTTGTGCAGTTAGTTAAACCCATTAGTAACACAGAGATTAATGCTAACATCCCATTCTCCACAGCGTTTAGAGCAAAATACATTATGTGTGGATATAAGGGATAACTTTCCAGCATGCTTGAACTTTGCTTTAATTATACTTATTAATTTGAAGGTAACTCCAAAGGGACTCAAACCCAAACTCTtacgaaaaaaaaaaggtaagaaACCACTACCTGAGTAACTCTTTGCAGACCCTCTCCAGACAAATCAAGACCTACTGTACCAACTAACCAACCAAATTTACAAGTTGCAGTCAATCAGATTCACTCATTGAAAAGCCTAAGTCTTATATACTGATATCGCTTGAACAAGCCACATCCTACTATGACACAAATATCTTGAATTTAAGGGTGCATAATTCAAATGATTGGTAAAACTGATCCTATTTGGATcaatttgttaaatataaaaacagcactTGACCAAATCTAGAACATATACCAGTTGCCACAGGACCAACTCTGAAACTAGAGAATCAAATGGCCATTATGGGGATTGAACCCACAACCTTGGCATTAATAACATCACACTCCAaccataaaatgtaattgacGTAATTTATGTTAACATGGTCTGAGATTTAAACAAGAACAGAACAAGTAACAACAGATAGTACTAATAGTACTTCCTTACTAATGCAttacctttttgttttactgcctCCTCACTTGTACTTGTGGTTGTGTGGGTAGaccatataaatatattttaacttttttaaggTAAATTATACCTGAAACCTATTACGTGGCTCTAAGCCATTTCTTCTGGTGCtgaagtaataataatgaagtgCTGCTCATTTCTCTGAACTTAAAGTGAACTCAGAGACACACTGACCTCAACTGTACTCGGCTAATTAATAATATTCAACTCATTATGATGCACAGCCCTCGGGAGTTAGAAGACACAGTAACATGGGCTGTAATTAATGTGTGACCGTTGACAGGGATAGTTTAAAAACCACAAGGTCAGTTTTAGACATCATACAAAATATATTAAGTGCTTTGTGCTGGCAGAAAGATAGAAGCCAGCAGACGGGGCCATGATTTTGTGTCCATAAAATACAGCATtcaaaaagaataaacagaTGAATCAAGTCATTTTCAGTGATTATATAAATGGACAGTGTAGTGAGCAGCTTTCCTAATGCCTTCTGCAAAGGCTCATTAGATTTATGGATTTGAACTGTTAGCGGATGAAACTATTTTTGGGTTGCAAGACACGTATTAATATTCTGCCCCATCCAGATCTATGCAGCCGAAGATATATGGCTTTCATATTTAAAGCTGTGGGCATTTTTCATAGTAATCTGGTGGAATAAATAACTGAATCTCATTGTGAGGAATGTTTTATAGCAGCAGATGAGTTGATACAGGATGGTGTGAGAAGTTTAACTGTTTTGTGGAATATTTATTGACTAGACGCTGTGTAAACAATAACCATAAAAAATACAGAGTGCAGGATTGAAATATTGTTTTCcatcaaacaaagaaagatTTACAACTTTGCTGAGATCTGTATTTCTAACGCTTTGTTGAATTTCATTGTCCAAGGAAGAAGGGACAAGAATCAATGCAGCACTTTCTTGTGATAAGGATGTGATGCCAATTACAGCAGTGGCTGACTCTGAGTACAGAGTCCcaggacagaaacattttttaaaaacagctctgCCTTAGACTTGTGCAGAAACATTAAACTATAACACCACTGCTGACATAAAGTCCAGCTGCACAGTCGAGCCCTTCAGTACATGAGCCTAATAAgcataaatgttttatcttgtGGTTGCAGGGAGGATCAAATGATTGCTTCAAAAATAGACCATATAGTCTAGAACCTAAGCAACTTTTATTATTGATGTAGGATTTAATCCTACATCACTAAACCCTatgaaattcaaataaaaaaaggtccctgtggagttttcttgtagaaattttacagtaaaatattgattattataTGGGTCAAAGAAGAGGGTGACTGTTCCTCCGGACAGTCATTGTGGTTAATTTGAATGATTATTCCCTGACCTTAACCAAGCACTGTAAACAAACCATAGTGCTGCACTCGATTGTTCATATTGTTCCACAAATAGTTCATGAACTTTAGTTAttcaataaatgaaaaaaaaagagctagAGGACAAATTACAATATCTGACCTGCTCATAGCTGACTAATGACAGTGTaatgtgtgtatgaataaaAGAACAATCATCAGGTTGGGAAAATTGCAGCAATAGTCAGACACAAAGCTCCTCCAATGCAACAGCAGGAAGGTCAACATGCATTTCAGATGCAGTATTAATCCTTCTTAACTAAGTTGTTCTTGTGCCTAAGGGAAATGAAAACATAGATATATCAGTGTCTGGATAAAGACCTTATTTTCCAGTGTTGATCTGTGCTAATAAGGGTATCAAATTAGAAAAAGTGTAGATTTGGAGGGAACTTATGAGCACTGTATCCACCTGTTGCACAATTTAAATTTGggcattatttatttagttacttTAAGCTTTGTTTAGTCACAAAATCTAATTGAGACCCAGATCTCTTTTGCAAGAGAGACCTGAGAAGAATTTACAAAAATattgtacatacatacaaatgaaCAGAATGACAATACACTTCATTTATCCAAAAAATCATCAGATCTAGTCTCAGTGGCCTTTATAGTCTGTACAACAACACCCTCTGTTCTTAGACCCTTTGATGGAATAATGACAAATGTGTTGAAATGCAAGAcaaaaattaatgcaaaaaaagaCACTTGGCTGAGTTAGAAGAGCAGCTCTCCCcacaaaaaccaaaagcaaCAACGTGCAAACAGGCTCAGAAAACAACTGACAACATACACGAAGGACGTGACTTAAACATCCACTGATGTCAGAAACAGCTTCGAGGAAACTGCAGAAATCCAcaaattaaagctacaatatgcagcTTTTGGTAAACACGCTAGAGGTAGAATGAGACGCCAAAGTCAATCAATGACACTTCGCCCTGCTCCGCTACGCTCTGCTACACTTCACTCAGCGTTTCACATATTAGTCAacatgaaattacagtaaatacaaatcATACCAGGAAATCAGAAATAATTGACCTTTTGTGACTGGTTAGAAGGACGAacttcacttaaaaaaaactttataagCGAATATGTCTGGATGGCTGCCAGGCTGTTCAGTCACAGACGACTTCTCCACATACTTTTAGCATATTTCtagtaaaatatatgtaaaagaaatgacatatttcacaataaatatCTGTGATTTatactgttttgtttaattttagtttGACTGGCGCTTATCTTGTTTTATCCTGCTTCTGTAAAGGCTCAATGGTATCGGAAATGTGCACCACCAGTGTCTAATGTTCACACAGCAATggcagatttaaaaaaacaaccacaaaaaaagaaacacacacgttAATTTTTGGGCTAGTTTCGGTAAAATCAGGCTACACTTTACATTTGAATGGCAACATGACACAGGTCTACTTGCCCTGATTGATTTCAGGTGTCATGTACAGATCTGTTTACAGGAAGGTTCCTGAAACTGCTGCAACAGACATGGAACAAACAACGGAGAAGAAATACTTCAGATCAGGTGAGTGTCCTTACAGACAACTAATTGCACGATTCACACAGTTCTTACATTGTCTGATTTGTTTAACGAGACTTTAATGTGCTGGAATTTGACGTAGTCTGATCCCTTCTCATTATAATACTTCATCCCAAAACTGAATATGGAAAAATCACAAACTACTTGAACTTGAGAACTGTTATGTAAGtgcaacatataaaaacatcacGCAACAAAAAACTCAACAGTATTTGTTCAGCTCAGCTAATCGAGGTTTTCTGTGACAGGAATGGATGATTTTCAGTCCTGACGGTGGCAAAGTTATTACCttttaaagcaaaacattaaGTGAGGTTACAAGTGTTCATGTGTGAAATTTAATTTCGGTTGCAATTCCGCCTGAAATACAAGGTGTTAGAAGGGTTCAGTGCCACCAAATCTGTGCTTAGATCCTACATGGGatattaaatatacaaactCTGCAGCATACTTCAGACTTGACAGAGAATATAATACGTTTAAATATCACTTATCCTTTTTGCTCTTTCTCTACTAACCCCCCAAAATCCCTAGTTATGAGTTACCTTTTACTTTGAACATCGAAgtcatatattttattgatatgtttCTACACGTATCCCCATCTGAAGCTGTGAGGATTGTTTTTCACTGAACTTTGATTGTGGCTCCAGCGTCATTCGGTGATTTAAGAGTGAACTCTTAAACTCTGCAGCATATTAAGAGTGAACTCTTAAACCACATACTGATCTGCAAAAGTGTAAAACAGGTTTTCCTCCTGGTCACACCTTGAAGTAAGTAAGAAGCTGGAAGTTGATTTGTTGAGTGTGGTGCTACTGTTGGTGCTACACTTGATGATAAGGAGCTTTTTAAACCTCCTCCTCATGTGTTTGTGCCTCTCGCAGTATATACTGTATCGAGGAGCAGAAATTTTATCACTCACTGCAAAGCTGTCACTTAACAATATTCCTAACAGTATACGCCTTAAACATATTCATTGGTACACTTTCATCTATATTCATTATATTCATAGTTACAGTTGCATCGTTTAAAACACACTGCTCGCTGTGTCATAGTCCTTGCTAATGTGAGAGGTGCTGGGCAGGGACTTAAGGTACTCCATGTGCCTCCTGGCGTCCTCCTGGTTGTGTTTGATGTAGTAAATGATATAAGCCGTCACCATGGAGAACCAGCAGAACATGGCCACAAACATGGCCACATCTGTTGTCTTGTGGTGGAAATTGCAAAAGTTGATCCCCGAGTCCAGGACCTGTATCACTGGTTTGCCTACGTACTCCTCCTGCACTGATGTGTAGCAGCTGACCTCGTTCGCCGTCTCAGGGTCGAGCCTCAGCTCCCTCAGCACCTCCTGCAAAGAGCATTCGCAGTGCCATGGGTTGTGGGAGAGGCGGATGCGAGCATGGAGCTTGGCGAAGGTGTCCTTAGGAAGGCTGCTGAGGTGGTTGTTTGAAAGATCCAAGGTCCGAAGGCCTTCTGAAACACCTTGAAAGGCACCGACATCAACGGTCTCGATGACATTGTGAGATAAGTCCAGTTCCCTGAGGCGATGGAGGTCTGTGAAGACCTCCTTTGGGATGTGTCTGATCCGGTTAGACGAGAGCAGTAGAATGACGGTGTCCTTGGGTAAGTTCGACGGGATGTTCTCCAAGTTGCGCGAGGTGCACTGCACCACCAGCCCATTCCTGTCCGTGCAGTGACAGATCTTAGGGCAAGCGTAGGCAGTCATAATCACTGACAGGAGCCACAATGTTCCCCCCCAAAAAGTAGAACCATAGGACGGAGGCTTTATGGATGACCTACACGTTTTAGAGACCCCCATTAGCtgagtgtgtgggtggaggTGTGTCACTTTAGAGACATATAGGACATGAAATACAATCCAGAAAATCCAGTTTGGGTATCAAGGCTGTGAATTTAAAGATTCATCAGATGCTAAAATTCCACAGTGGCTTGTGAAAAacaattaatatatatttagttgGCGACTGCAAAGCAAACTGTAGAAATACACCTTTGTGTAATCTGCCAGGAACGTGCACTTGCATGTATTTGAATGGCCAATGCGGTGTCTTTCTGGATGACATCACACGGCTTTCTGTTGTGTTATAAAATATAAGCCAGAGCCAAATTATCGTCCAAATAACCCTGCGGCGTTTTGCCTCAGCCCACTGTGTTGGAACCCTTGCTGTGTTGCCAGACTGGCTTCAATCAAATACACGAATGGGTGTGTAGCTTCATGCAGTTATAAAGTCTGTGTGAACATGGCTTCAGTCTGGGTGTTAATGGCTAAAGTTTCATTCTTGGTGGACTTTTCATCAATCACTCGGACAGCATCGTTTATCATTTACCTTGGCAGGTTTAGGAACCTCAACCCTGATCCAACACAGAAGGAGCAAGCGTCCAAATGTTTGCATACTAGATAAATGAGATGTCGAAGTGCAACACAGCTGAGGAAACAGGGGGATTCTTGAATTCTTCTTGGCTGATTAGAAGAAACCTgctaaagagaaaagaagatgcaatgagaacagaggagagagagagaaatgtccttgttttgtattttgctgCCTGTTGAGTCTAACTCCAACTTAAATAACCAACAACCTGCTATATTCTTTGGATAAATTGTATGTTAATGTTCTGGTCCCATGTAACAAGTGCCCATTCAGTCAATTTTCTACACCAATTCCCCTTTTCAGACTCTTCCCCTCCTTAGAGAGAAAGCAAGTAAAGTTCAACATTATCATAATAATAGCATGTTTCTATAGTTTGAATCCCTTCATTCAAAATTTGTCCCTGTGAGAAAATGACAAGCCATTAAACAAGGTGCGGGCTCATCAATATGCAGCAGATGAACTTTGAAACAGTgatttgtgtttaaataaaaagtctatAAGATTAACAGTGATGCATGTGAGAGCAGTGAAGGTCAGAATGCATATTAAAATGAGTACGGGACACAATTCGTTGACTGGAAGATAACAATAAAAAGTTCAACAGATAAGCAGGAAGCAGCTTTTTTATGGAGATGATGAATGTCCTGTTCTGAAATTATTTCTGATTTCACCAAGATTTCTTGAACGATATTAATATTGATAAGCTAAAGGTCTCAGAAAAATATGTCACTGTATGAATATTAATGAGATTGTGAAAGAGACATCATGAGGTCTTAAATATTATAGGAATATGAAGATAAACAGCCAGTTGCAACTGTAAACGTACttaatttaagaataaaagagacaattgattaaaaaaaaaataagcaagAAATACCAAATGTGAAGATTTActgattttctttgtcttctgttttaAGGTAAGTGgaatattttagtgttttgaGCTGTTAATATGATGTAAACGTGTCAGTTTGGGTCAAATGTAATCGACTGTTAAATCTGGGAAATGATTAAGAGATTCAtcttaatgaaaa is part of the Anabas testudineus chromosome 2, fAnaTes1.2, whole genome shotgun sequence genome and harbors:
- the LOC113164551 gene encoding leucine-rich repeat-containing protein 3-like is translated as MGVSKTCRSSIKPPSYGSTFWGGTLWLLSVIMTAYACPKICHCTDRNGLVVQCTSRNLENIPSNLPKDTVILLLSSNRIRHIPKEVFTDLHRLRELDLSHNVIETVDVGAFQGVSEGLRTLDLSNNHLSSLPKDTFAKLHARIRLSHNPWHCECSLQEVLRELRLDPETANEVSCYTSVQEEYVGKPVIQVLDSGINFCNFHHKTTDVAMFVAMFCWFSMVTAYIIYYIKHNQEDARRHMEYLKSLPSTSHISKDYDTASSVF